The Mycolicibacterium mageritense genome contains a region encoding:
- a CDS encoding acetyl-CoA C-acetyltransferase gives MTTSVIVAGARTPVGKLMGSLKDFSGSDLGGIAIKGALEKAGVDASLVEYVIMGQVLTAGAGQMPARQAAVAGGIGWDVPALSINKMCLSGIDAIALADQLIRAGEFDVVVAGGQESMTQAPHLLPKSREGYKYGDVTVLDHLAYDGLHDVFTDQPMGALTEQRNEVDKFTRAEQDEFAAQSHQKAAAAWKDGVYADEVVPVSIPQRKGDPIEFAEDEGIRANTTAESLGGLRPAFRKDGTITAGSSSQISDGACAVVVMNKAKAEELGLSWLCEIGAHGVVAGPDSTLQSQPANAIKKAIAREGITVDQLDVVEINEAFAAVSLASTRELGVDPAKVNVNGGAIAIGHPIGMSGARITLHAALELARKGSGYAVAALCGAGGQGDALVLRR, from the coding sequence ATGACAACGTCGGTGATCGTTGCTGGAGCGCGGACTCCGGTGGGCAAGCTGATGGGCTCGCTCAAGGATTTCTCGGGCAGCGACCTGGGCGGGATCGCCATCAAGGGTGCCCTGGAGAAGGCGGGCGTGGACGCTTCGCTGGTCGAGTACGTGATCATGGGGCAGGTGCTGACTGCGGGCGCCGGGCAGATGCCTGCTCGGCAGGCCGCGGTGGCCGGCGGCATCGGCTGGGACGTGCCCGCCCTGAGCATCAACAAGATGTGCTTGTCCGGTATCGATGCCATTGCACTGGCCGATCAGCTGATCCGGGCCGGCGAGTTCGACGTCGTCGTCGCCGGTGGCCAGGAGTCCATGACCCAGGCGCCGCACCTGCTGCCCAAGAGCCGTGAGGGCTACAAATACGGCGACGTCACGGTGCTCGATCACCTGGCTTACGACGGCCTGCACGACGTGTTCACCGATCAGCCGATGGGCGCGCTGACCGAGCAGCGCAACGAAGTCGACAAGTTCACGCGCGCCGAACAGGACGAGTTTGCTGCGCAGTCCCACCAGAAGGCCGCCGCCGCGTGGAAGGACGGCGTGTACGCCGACGAGGTGGTGCCGGTCTCGATTCCGCAACGCAAGGGCGATCCGATCGAGTTCGCCGAGGACGAGGGCATCCGTGCCAACACCACGGCCGAGTCGCTGGGCGGCCTGCGTCCCGCGTTCCGCAAGGACGGCACCATCACCGCGGGTTCGTCGTCGCAGATCTCCGACGGTGCGTGTGCGGTCGTGGTGATGAACAAGGCCAAGGCCGAGGAGCTGGGCCTGAGCTGGCTCTGTGAGATCGGCGCGCACGGCGTGGTTGCGGGCCCCGACTCGACGTTGCAGTCTCAGCCCGCGAATGCGATCAAGAAGGCGATCGCGCGCGAGGGCATCACGGTCGATCAGCTCGACGTCGTCGAGATCAACGAGGCGTTCGCTGCGGTTTCGCTGGCGTCCACCAGGGAACTGGGTGTGGACCCGGCGAAGGTCAACGTCAACGGCGGCGCGATCGCGATCGGCCATCCGATCGGCATGTCGGGCGCCCGCATCACACTGCACGCCGCGCTGGAACTGGCCCGCAAAGGCTCGGGCTACGCGGTGGCCGCGTTGTGCGGCGCCGGTGGCCAGGGTGATGCGCTGGTTCTGCGGCGCTGA
- the mce gene encoding methylmalonyl-CoA epimerase: MTTEHVDARPALSSALVTAIDHVGIAVPDLDASIKWYHDNLGMIVLHEEINEEQGVREAMLSVRGAPKGSAQIQLMSPLDENSTIAKFIDKRGPGLQQLAYRTSDIDALSERLRSQGVRLLYEAPRKGTANSRINFVHPKDAGGVLVELVEPAGDEH; encoded by the coding sequence ATGACCACCGAACATGTCGATGCCCGTCCAGCGCTCTCCAGCGCCCTGGTGACCGCGATCGATCATGTCGGTATCGCGGTGCCCGATCTCGATGCCTCGATCAAGTGGTACCACGACAACCTCGGCATGATCGTCCTGCACGAGGAGATCAACGAGGAGCAGGGCGTCCGCGAGGCGATGCTGTCGGTTCGTGGCGCACCCAAGGGCAGCGCCCAGATCCAGCTGATGTCGCCGCTGGACGAAAACTCGACCATCGCCAAGTTCATCGACAAGCGGGGCCCTGGCCTGCAGCAGCTGGCCTACCGGACCAGCGACATCGACGCCTTGAGCGAGCGGCTGCGCAGCCAGGGCGTGCGCCTGCTGTACGAGGCGCCCCGCAAGGGCACCGCGAACTCGCGCATCAACTTCGTCCACCCCAAGGATGCCGGCGGCGTGCTGGTCGAGCTGGTCGAGCCGGCCGGCGACGAGCACTGA
- a CDS encoding DUF3817 domain-containing protein gives MAAMTSSFDLRSIPGWFRLIALAEAVSWAGLLVGMYFKYLGSPRTEVGVKVFGPIHGGIFIAFVVAAILVGLAFKWGIGTWILALLASIVPLGSVIFVMWADRTARLRSSGRSALVSQPGGAVPETT, from the coding sequence ATGGCGGCCATGACAAGCTCTTTTGACCTGCGTTCGATCCCCGGCTGGTTCCGGCTCATCGCGTTGGCCGAGGCCGTCAGCTGGGCCGGCCTGCTGGTCGGCATGTATTTCAAGTACCTGGGCAGTCCTCGCACCGAGGTCGGCGTCAAGGTGTTCGGTCCGATCCACGGCGGCATCTTCATCGCGTTCGTGGTGGCCGCGATATTGGTCGGACTCGCGTTCAAGTGGGGTATCGGCACCTGGATTCTGGCGTTGCTGGCGAGCATCGTGCCGCTTGGCAGTGTGATCTTCGTCATGTGGGCCGATCGCACCGCGCGGCTGCGATCCTCGGGCCGGTCGGCGCTGGTCTCGCAACCGGGCGGGGCCGTGCCCGAAACGACGTGA
- the nucS gene encoding endonuclease NucS — translation MRLVIAQCTVDYVGRLTAHLPSARRLLLFKADGSVSVHADDRAYKPLNWMSPPCWVTEESSDGAGLLWVVENKAGEQLRITVEDVEHDSSHELGVDPGLVKDGVEAHLQVLLAEHVELLGAGYTLVRREYPTAIGPVDLLCRDELGRSVAVEIKRRGEIDGVEQLTRYLELLNRDSLLAPVAGVFAAQQIKPQARTLATDRGIRCVTLDYDQMRGMDNDEYRLF, via the coding sequence GTGCGCCTCGTCATTGCCCAGTGCACCGTCGACTACGTGGGCCGGTTGACGGCCCACCTGCCATCGGCTCGCCGGCTTCTGCTCTTCAAGGCCGACGGGTCGGTCAGCGTGCATGCCGACGACCGTGCCTACAAGCCCCTGAACTGGATGAGCCCACCGTGTTGGGTGACCGAGGAAAGCTCGGATGGGGCAGGCCTGCTGTGGGTGGTGGAGAACAAGGCCGGTGAGCAACTGCGGATCACGGTCGAGGACGTCGAGCATGATTCGAGCCATGAACTCGGCGTCGATCCCGGTCTGGTGAAGGACGGCGTCGAGGCGCACCTACAGGTCTTGCTCGCCGAACATGTCGAGTTGCTCGGCGCGGGTTACACATTGGTGCGTCGCGAATACCCGACCGCGATCGGTCCGGTGGATCTGCTGTGCCGCGACGAGCTGGGCCGTTCGGTGGCGGTGGAGATCAAGAGGCGTGGTGAGATCGACGGGGTCGAACAGCTGACGCGTTACCTCGAGCTGCTCAACCGGGACAGTCTGCTGGCTCCGGTCGCCGGCGTCTTCGCGGCCCAGCAGATCAAGCCGCAAGCTCGTACCTTGGCGACCGACCGCGGGATCCGTTGCGTGACTTTGGATTACGACCAGATGCGGGGCATGGACAACGACGAGTACCGGCTGTTCTGA
- a CDS encoding alpha-1,4-glucan--maltose-1-phosphate maltosyltransferase, translating into MAGRIGIDDVAPVISGGRFPAKAVVGEVVPVRATVWREGHDAVAATLVVRYHGTDYPQLAGGPAIPAVPVPIQDVVSPAPRIKPQALPMSKGRTPDVFHGQFTPGNVGLWTFRVDGWGDPIATWRHAVEVKLGAGQSEGELSNDLLVGARLLERAAAGMPRELRTPLIEAAAALRTPGDPFTRAGAALSPEVTALLTQYPLRELLTRGEQYGVWVDRPLARFSSWYEMFPRSTGGWDDAGHPVHGTFATATAALPRIARMGFNIVYLPPIHPIGKVHRKGRNNSVTAAPGDVGSPWAIGSDEGGHDAVHPALGTIDDFDAFVAAARDQGLEVALDLALQCAPDHPWAKEHREWFTVLPDGTIAYAENPPKKYQDIYPLNFDNDPAGLYHEVLRVVRFWISHGVKVFRVDNPHTKPPNFWAWLIGEVKNSDPDVLFLSEAFTRPARLYGLAKLGFTQSYTYFTWRTAKWELTEFGNEIAKYADCARPSLWVNTPDILHESLQHGGPGMFAIRAVLAATMSSSWGVYSGYELFEHRAVREGSEEYLDSEKYELRPRDFETAVARGESLEPFLSRLNEIRRLHPALRQLRTITFHHIDNDALLAYSKFDPITGDTVLVVVTLNAFAPEQATLWLDMGALGMESYDRFWVRDEISGEEYQWGQSNYIRIDPAKAVAHVLNMPLVPEEKRLELLRRE; encoded by the coding sequence GTGGCCGGTCGTATCGGAATCGACGATGTCGCTCCTGTGATTTCCGGTGGACGCTTCCCGGCCAAAGCGGTCGTCGGCGAAGTGGTCCCGGTCCGGGCGACGGTCTGGCGCGAAGGCCACGACGCGGTGGCGGCCACTCTGGTGGTGCGCTACCACGGCACCGATTATCCGCAGCTGGCCGGCGGCCCGGCGATCCCCGCGGTGCCGGTGCCCATCCAGGATGTTGTCTCGCCGGCACCCCGGATCAAACCGCAGGCGCTGCCGATGTCGAAGGGCCGCACACCTGACGTGTTCCACGGCCAGTTCACGCCTGGCAACGTGGGATTGTGGACGTTCCGGGTCGACGGCTGGGGCGATCCGATCGCGACCTGGCGTCACGCGGTGGAGGTCAAGCTCGGTGCCGGGCAGAGCGAAGGCGAGCTGTCCAACGACCTGCTGGTCGGGGCCCGCCTGCTGGAGCGCGCGGCCGCGGGCATGCCGCGGGAACTGCGCACCCCCCTGATCGAAGCCGCCGCGGCGCTGCGGACCCCTGGCGACCCGTTCACCCGCGCCGGCGCGGCCCTGTCCCCCGAGGTCACCGCGCTCCTGACGCAGTATCCGTTGCGTGAATTGCTCACGCGTGGTGAGCAATACGGCGTCTGGGTGGATCGACCCCTGGCCCGGTTCAGTTCGTGGTACGAGATGTTCCCGCGGTCTACGGGCGGATGGGACGATGCCGGCCACCCAGTTCACGGGACGTTCGCCACGGCGACCGCGGCGTTGCCCCGCATCGCCCGCATGGGTTTCAATATCGTCTACCTACCGCCGATTCATCCGATCGGCAAGGTGCACCGCAAGGGCCGCAACAACTCTGTGACGGCGGCACCCGGCGATGTCGGGTCGCCGTGGGCGATCGGCAGCGATGAAGGCGGGCACGACGCGGTGCACCCGGCGCTTGGCACGATCGACGACTTCGACGCGTTCGTGGCCGCGGCCCGCGACCAGGGGCTGGAGGTGGCACTCGACCTGGCGCTGCAGTGCGCACCGGACCACCCGTGGGCCAAGGAGCACCGCGAGTGGTTCACGGTGCTGCCGGACGGCACCATCGCCTACGCCGAGAACCCGCCCAAGAAGTACCAGGACATCTATCCGCTGAACTTCGACAACGACCCGGCAGGCCTGTACCACGAGGTTCTGCGAGTGGTCCGGTTCTGGATCTCGCACGGGGTCAAGGTGTTTCGGGTCGACAACCCGCACACCAAACCGCCGAACTTCTGGGCCTGGCTGATCGGCGAGGTCAAGAACAGCGATCCCGACGTGCTGTTCCTGTCCGAGGCCTTCACCAGGCCGGCCCGGCTCTACGGGTTGGCCAAACTCGGCTTCACGCAGTCCTATACGTACTTCACCTGGCGTACCGCCAAGTGGGAGCTCACCGAATTCGGCAACGAGATCGCCAAGTACGCCGACTGCGCACGGCCGAGCCTGTGGGTGAACACGCCCGACATCCTGCACGAGAGCCTGCAGCACGGCGGCCCGGGCATGTTCGCGATCCGCGCGGTGCTGGCGGCCACGATGAGTTCGTCGTGGGGCGTGTACTCCGGCTACGAACTTTTCGAGCACCGCGCGGTACGTGAGGGCAGCGAGGAATACCTGGACTCCGAGAAGTACGAGTTGCGACCGCGCGATTTCGAGACGGCGGTCGCACGCGGCGAGTCACTCGAGCCATTCCTGTCCCGGCTCAACGAGATTCGCCGGCTGCACCCCGCGCTGCGCCAACTGCGCACCATCACGTTCCATCACATCGACAACGACGCCCTGCTGGCCTACAGCAAATTCGACCCGATCACCGGCGACACCGTTCTGGTGGTGGTGACGCTCAACGCATTCGCACCGGAGCAGGCCACGCTGTGGCTCGACATGGGTGCGCTCGGAATGGAGTCCTACGACCGGTTCTGGGTACGCGACGAGATCAGCGGCGAGGAATACCAGTGGGGTCAGTCGAACTACATCCGTATCGACCCCGCCAAGGCGGTGGCACACGTGTTGAACATGCCGCTCGTGCCGGAGGAGAAACGGCTCGAGCTGCTACGCAGGGAATGA
- the glgP gene encoding alpha-glucan family phosphorylase produces MKALRRFTVRAHLPERLAALERLSINLRWSWDKPTQDLFAAVDEDLWHQTGGDPVALLGAVSPKRLDELASDDAFLRRLDGLAADLDNYLTRPLWYQQQAADGVDMPKGIAYFSMEFGVAEVLPNYSGGLGILAGDHLKSASDLGLPLIAVGLYYRSGYFRQSLTADGWQHENYPSLDPQGLPLRLLTDASGAAVLVSLALPEARELKARVWIAQVGRIPLLLLDSDIGENEHDLRGVTDRLYGGDQEHRIKQEILAGIGGVRAIRAFTEAEGLPAPEVFHMNEGHAGFLGVERIRELVAAGLDFDTALTVVRSSTVFTTHTPVPAGIDRFPVEMVKRYFGSPPGGPADSRLLPGVPLDRVVAFGAEDDPSKFNMAHMGLRLAQRANGVSLLHGRVSRVMFNDLWPGFDPDEVPIGSITNGVHGPTWAAPQWLELGRELIGSDDLGSLREPAVWEKLQQVDPGHLWWIRSQLRETLIADVRERLRKSWLERGASEAELGWIATAFDPSVLTIGFARRVPTYKRLTLMLRDPERLEALLLDEARPVQLIVAGKSHPADDGGKALIQQIVKFADRPEVRHRIAFLPDYDMSMARLLYWGCDVWLNNPLRPLEACGTSGMKSALNGGLNLSIRDGWWDEWYDGENGWEIPTADGLADEGRRDDLEAAALYDLLENAVTPKFYERDEHGVPTRWVEMVRHTLQVLGPKVLASRMVEDYTEKYYLPAARSLRRTVEGTSDEPFGAARDLAAYRRRAAQAWPKIAITDVDSFGLPDTPLLGSQLSLTATVQLAGLKPDEVVVQAVLGRVNGGDTIVDPVTVPMTHTGTADGGNEVFSTSTPLPVAGPVGYTVRVLPHHPLLAADNELGLVTLA; encoded by the coding sequence GTGAAAGCCCTCCGCCGGTTCACTGTCCGTGCCCACCTCCCCGAGAGGTTGGCCGCGCTGGAACGACTGTCGATCAATTTGCGTTGGTCCTGGGACAAGCCGACTCAGGATCTGTTCGCCGCCGTCGATGAGGATCTGTGGCACCAGACCGGAGGCGACCCGGTCGCGTTGCTGGGGGCCGTGAGTCCCAAGCGGCTCGACGAGTTGGCCTCCGATGACGCGTTCCTGCGCCGCCTCGATGGGTTGGCCGCCGATCTGGACAACTATCTGACGCGGCCGCTGTGGTATCAGCAGCAGGCCGCCGACGGGGTCGACATGCCCAAGGGCATCGCGTACTTCTCGATGGAGTTCGGAGTGGCCGAGGTGCTGCCGAACTACTCGGGCGGCTTGGGCATCCTGGCCGGTGATCACCTGAAATCGGCCTCCGACCTGGGGCTGCCACTCATCGCGGTCGGGTTGTACTACCGCTCGGGCTACTTCCGGCAGTCGCTGACCGCCGACGGGTGGCAGCACGAGAACTATCCGTCGCTCGACCCGCAGGGTCTGCCGTTGCGGCTGCTCACCGACGCGTCGGGGGCTGCGGTGCTGGTGTCGCTGGCGCTGCCGGAGGCCCGTGAGCTGAAGGCGCGGGTGTGGATCGCGCAGGTTGGCCGGATTCCGTTGCTGCTGCTCGATTCTGACATCGGGGAGAACGAGCACGATCTGCGCGGGGTGACCGATCGGCTCTACGGCGGTGACCAGGAACACCGGATCAAGCAGGAGATCCTGGCCGGTATCGGCGGGGTGCGGGCGATCCGGGCGTTCACCGAGGCCGAGGGGCTGCCGGCCCCGGAGGTGTTCCACATGAACGAGGGCCACGCGGGTTTCCTCGGGGTCGAGCGGATCCGTGAGCTGGTCGCGGCCGGGTTGGACTTCGACACCGCGTTGACGGTGGTGCGGTCCTCGACGGTGTTCACCACGCACACGCCGGTGCCCGCGGGCATCGACCGCTTCCCGGTCGAGATGGTGAAGCGGTACTTCGGCAGCCCACCCGGCGGTCCGGCGGATTCCCGCCTGCTGCCGGGAGTGCCGTTGGATCGGGTGGTCGCCTTTGGTGCCGAGGATGATCCGTCGAAGTTCAACATGGCGCACATGGGTCTGCGATTGGCGCAGCGGGCCAACGGGGTGTCGTTGCTGCACGGCCGGGTGAGCCGGGTGATGTTCAACGATCTGTGGCCGGGGTTCGACCCGGACGAGGTGCCGATCGGGTCGATCACCAACGGCGTGCACGGGCCGACGTGGGCTGCCCCGCAGTGGCTTGAGCTGGGTCGCGAGCTGATCGGCAGCGATGATCTCGGTTCGCTGCGCGAGCCCGCGGTGTGGGAGAAGTTGCAGCAGGTCGACCCGGGCCATCTGTGGTGGATCCGTTCGCAGCTGCGTGAGACGCTGATCGCCGACGTGCGGGAGCGGCTGCGCAAGTCGTGGTTGGAGCGTGGTGCGTCGGAGGCCGAACTCGGCTGGATCGCAACGGCGTTCGACCCGTCGGTGTTGACGATCGGGTTCGCCCGCCGGGTGCCGACCTACAAGCGGTTGACCCTGATGCTGCGCGATCCCGAGCGCCTGGAGGCGTTGCTGCTCGATGAGGCGCGGCCCGTGCAGTTGATCGTGGCAGGCAAATCGCATCCGGCCGACGACGGCGGCAAGGCGCTGATCCAGCAGATCGTGAAATTCGCCGACCGCCCCGAGGTGCGTCACCGCATCGCCTTCCTGCCCGACTACGACATGTCGATGGCCCGGCTGCTGTATTGGGGTTGTGACGTGTGGCTCAACAACCCGTTGCGTCCGTTGGAAGCCTGCGGCACCTCGGGCATGAAGAGCGCGCTCAACGGTGGGCTGAACCTGTCCATCCGCGACGGCTGGTGGGACGAGTGGTACGACGGCGAGAACGGCTGGGAGATCCCCACCGCCGACGGGCTGGCCGACGAGGGCCGCCGCGACGATCTGGAGGCGGCCGCCCTGTATGACCTGCTCGAGAACGCGGTGACCCCGAAGTTCTACGAGCGCGACGAGCACGGAGTGCCGACCCGCTGGGTCGAGATGGTGCGCCACACCCTGCAGGTGCTCGGGCCCAAGGTGCTCGCCTCGCGCATGGTCGAGGATTACACCGAGAAGTACTACCTGCCCGCGGCCCGCTCGCTGCGCCGCACCGTCGAAGGCACCTCCGACGAACCCTTCGGGGCGGCCCGGGACTTGGCGGCCTACCGGCGCCGCGCCGCTCAGGCCTGGCCAAAGATCGCGATCACCGACGTGGACAGCTTCGGCCTGCCCGACACGCCACTGCTGGGCTCGCAGCTCAGCCTCACCGCGACCGTGCAACTGGCCGGGTTGAAGCCCGACGAGGTCGTGGTGCAGGCCGTGCTGGGCCGCGTGAACGGCGGCGACACCATCGTCGACCCGGTGACCGTACCGATGACCCACACGGGCACCGCCGACGGCGGCAACGAGGTGTTCTCGACCAGCACGCCGCTGCCGGTGGCCGGACCCGTCGGCTACACCGTGCGCGTACTGCCGCATCACCCACTGCTGGCCGCCGACAACGAACTCGGCCTGGTCACCCTCGCTTGA
- the glgB gene encoding 1,4-alpha-glucan branching protein GlgB — protein MTRSNQLTNAQLRPDPSDVHRLLAGEHHDPHSVLGAHEYSDHTVIRAYRPHAVSVVALIGGQRFPFEHLESGLFAVAVPFTNLVDYRLEIGYPGPDDTIVTHTTADAYRFLPNLGELDLHLFAEGRHERLWEILGAHPRSFTTPDGQVDGVSFAVWAPNAKGINLIGDFNHWDGNEAQLRVMGSSGVWELFWPGFPADGLYKFRVHGADGSVTDRADPMAFATEVPPQTASRVTQSSYEWNDDDWMTRRAALNPVFEPMSTYEVHLMSWRPGLSYRQLAVELTEYVVEQGFTHVELLPVAEHPFGGSWGYQVTSYYAPTSRLGSPDDFRYLVDALHQAGIGVIVDWVPAHFPKDAWALGRFDGTALYEHSDPRRGEQLDWGTYVFDFGRPEVRNFLVANALYWLQEYHVDGLRVDAVASMLYLDYSRPEGGWTPNIHGGRENLEAVQFLQEMNATVHKATPGIVTVAEESTSWPGVTRPTNLGGLGFSMKWNMGWMNDTLDYISRNPIYRSYHHHEMTFSMLYAFSENYVLPISHDEVVHGKGTLWGRMPGNDHEKAAGLRSLLAYQWAHPGKQLLFMGQDFGQRAEWSEERGLDWFQLQEQGFSGGIQRLVRDLNTIYRSHPALWSRDTSHEGYSWIDANDSANNVLSFLRFGSDGSMLACVINFAGTEHSHYRLGLPHTGTWNEVLNTDSAIYNGSGIGNLGAVEATDEPWHGRQASAVMVLPPLAALWFEPA, from the coding sequence ATGACGCGAAGCAATCAACTCACCAATGCGCAACTGCGGCCCGACCCGTCAGATGTGCACCGGCTGCTCGCCGGTGAGCACCATGACCCGCATTCGGTGCTCGGCGCGCACGAATACTCCGATCACACCGTGATCCGGGCCTACCGGCCGCACGCGGTGAGCGTGGTCGCGTTGATCGGCGGCCAGCGATTCCCGTTCGAACACCTGGAGTCCGGCCTGTTCGCGGTCGCCGTGCCGTTCACCAACCTCGTCGACTACCGGCTCGAAATCGGCTATCCCGGGCCCGATGACACGATCGTCACGCACACCACGGCCGACGCCTACCGGTTCCTGCCCAACCTCGGCGAACTCGACCTGCACCTGTTCGCCGAGGGGCGTCACGAACGGCTCTGGGAGATCCTCGGGGCGCATCCACGGTCCTTCACCACGCCCGACGGTCAGGTCGACGGCGTGTCGTTCGCCGTCTGGGCGCCGAACGCCAAGGGCATCAACCTGATCGGCGACTTCAACCACTGGGACGGCAACGAAGCGCAGTTGCGCGTCATGGGCTCCTCGGGGGTCTGGGAACTGTTCTGGCCCGGCTTCCCCGCCGACGGTCTGTACAAGTTCCGGGTGCACGGCGCCGACGGTTCGGTCACCGACCGCGCCGACCCCATGGCCTTCGCCACCGAAGTACCGCCGCAGACCGCATCGCGCGTCACTCAGAGTTCCTATGAGTGGAACGACGACGACTGGATGACACGTCGGGCCGCGCTCAACCCGGTGTTCGAACCGATGAGCACCTACGAGGTCCACCTCATGTCGTGGCGGCCCGGCCTGAGCTACCGCCAACTGGCCGTCGAGCTCACCGAATATGTTGTGGAACAAGGCTTCACGCACGTCGAACTGTTACCGGTCGCCGAGCACCCGTTCGGCGGATCGTGGGGCTACCAGGTCACCTCCTACTACGCGCCCACGTCGCGGCTGGGCAGCCCCGACGACTTCCGCTACCTGGTCGACGCACTGCACCAGGCCGGCATCGGCGTCATTGTCGACTGGGTACCCGCGCACTTCCCCAAAGACGCCTGGGCCCTCGGCCGCTTCGACGGCACCGCACTCTACGAACACTCCGACCCCCGCCGCGGCGAACAACTCGACTGGGGCACCTACGTTTTCGACTTCGGCCGCCCCGAAGTCCGCAACTTCCTGGTCGCCAACGCGCTGTACTGGCTGCAGGAGTACCACGTCGACGGGCTCCGGGTCGACGCCGTCGCCTCGATGCTCTACCTCGACTACTCGCGCCCCGAGGGCGGCTGGACCCCCAACATCCACGGCGGCCGCGAAAACCTCGAAGCGGTGCAGTTCCTGCAGGAGATGAACGCCACCGTCCACAAGGCCACGCCCGGAATCGTCACCGTCGCCGAGGAATCCACCTCCTGGCCCGGCGTCACCCGACCGACGAACCTCGGCGGCCTCGGCTTCTCCATGAAATGGAACATGGGCTGGATGAACGACACGCTCGACTACATCAGCCGCAACCCCATCTACCGCAGCTATCACCACCACGAGATGACGTTCTCGATGCTCTACGCATTCAGCGAGAACTACGTGCTGCCGATCAGCCATGACGAGGTGGTGCACGGCAAGGGCACCCTGTGGGGCCGCATGCCTGGCAACGACCACGAGAAAGCCGCCGGGCTGCGCAGCCTCCTCGCCTACCAGTGGGCCCACCCCGGTAAGCAACTGCTGTTCATGGGCCAGGACTTCGGCCAGCGCGCCGAATGGTCCGAAGAGCGCGGGCTGGACTGGTTCCAGCTCCAGGAACAAGGGTTCTCCGGCGGCATCCAACGCCTGGTCCGCGACCTCAACACCATCTACCGCAGCCACCCCGCGCTGTGGAGCCGCGACACCAGCCATGAAGGCTACTCGTGGATCGACGCCAACGACTCCGCCAACAATGTGCTGAGCTTCCTGCGGTTCGGCAGCGACGGCTCGATGCTGGCGTGCGTGATCAACTTCGCAGGCACCGAACACAGCCACTACCGACTCGGCCTGCCACACACCGGCACCTGGAACGAGGTGCTCAACACCGACTCGGCGATCTACAACGGCTCAGGCATCGGCAACCTCGGCGCGGTCGAGGCCACCGACGAGCCGTGGCACGGCCGCCAGGCCTCTGCGGTCATGGTGCTGCCGCCGCTGGCCGCATTGTGGTTCGAACCCGCCTAG
- a CDS encoding tetratricopeptide repeat protein: MTRPRPSVGPALAGAVDLSALKQRPAQTGGSDATAGPGGVEVTEANFEAEVLIRSSQVPVVVLLWSPRSDSSVQLGDTLAGLATADAGKWSLASVNVDTTPRVAQMFGIQGVPTVVALAAGQPIASFQGAQPADQLRRWVDSLLEATRGKLSGSPDSDEPEQVDPELAAARDHLDNGNFAEALTAYQAILAANPNNAEAKGAVRQITFLQRASAQRPDAVAVADAAPADIEAAFAAADVEILQQQVSAAFDRLIALIKRTSGDDRTAVRTRLIELFDLFDPADPDVVAGRRNLANALY, encoded by the coding sequence GTGACTCGTCCACGACCTTCTGTCGGCCCGGCATTGGCCGGTGCAGTTGACCTCTCGGCGCTCAAGCAGCGCCCGGCGCAGACCGGTGGTTCAGACGCGACCGCAGGCCCGGGTGGTGTCGAGGTGACCGAGGCGAATTTCGAAGCCGAGGTGCTGATCCGGTCCAGTCAGGTGCCGGTGGTGGTGTTGTTGTGGTCGCCGCGCAGCGACTCCAGCGTGCAGCTCGGCGACACATTGGCCGGACTGGCCACCGCCGATGCCGGCAAGTGGTCGCTGGCCTCGGTCAACGTCGACACCACGCCGCGCGTGGCGCAGATGTTCGGCATCCAGGGTGTTCCGACCGTGGTGGCGCTGGCGGCCGGCCAGCCCATCGCGAGCTTCCAGGGTGCCCAGCCGGCCGATCAGCTGCGGCGATGGGTCGATTCGCTGCTGGAGGCGACTCGCGGCAAGCTCAGCGGTTCGCCCGACAGCGATGAACCCGAGCAGGTCGACCCGGAGCTGGCGGCGGCGCGCGACCATCTCGACAACGGCAATTTCGCCGAGGCGCTGACGGCCTACCAGGCGATCTTGGCTGCCAACCCCAACAACGCCGAGGCCAAGGGTGCCGTCCGGCAGATCACGTTCCTGCAGCGCGCCAGTGCGCAACGGCCCGATGCGGTCGCGGTCGCGGACGCCGCACCGGCGGACATCGAAGCGGCGTTCGCCGCGGCCGACGTCGAGATCCTGCAGCAGCAGGTGTCGGCCGCGTTCGACCGGCTGATCGCCCTGATCAAGCGCACGTCCGGGGATGACCGGACGGCGGTGCGGACGCGGCTCATCGAGCTGTTCGACCTCTTCGACCCCGCCGACCCGGACGTCGTCGCGGGCCGCCGCAATCTCGCCAACGCGCTGTACTGA